Genomic window (Deltaproteobacteria bacterium):
ACCGAACGATTTTTCCGGTCGGGGCAGCGCCTCGTTTGCACGCTGACCGGCCACGGCCTGAAGGACCCGGACAACGCCATCGCGCAGTCGGTCGCGCCCGTGACGATCCCCCCGGTTCTCGGGGACGTCCTCAGGATCTTCGGTTTCTAAGTGTTGCGGTTCATGAATACGGTGTCGCACCGAGAGGGTCGATGCGCCGCATCCGGCAAGGCGTCACGACCGAGGCGTACTGGGCAAGTACGGTGAGGGAGCGCAACGAAGCCGGGGCGGATGCAGCGGCACTCGAATGCCACCGTATTCATGAATCGCAGCACTAAAGGAGACGACGATGGGCGGGAAATACATCATCCTGATCGGGGACGGCATGGCCGACTGGCCGATCCCGGCGATCGGCAACCGCACGCCGCTCGAGGCCGCTTCGATACCGAACATGGACTTCATGGCGGCCAACGGCGCCGTCGGGATGGTCCAGGTCGTCCCGAAAGAAATGTACCCTGGCAGCGACGTTTCGAACCTGAGCATTCTTGGGTACGACCCCGCCGTCGTCTACACCGGCCGTTCTCCGCTCGAGGCGGCGTCGATCGGCATCTCCCTCGGACCGGACGACGTCGCGGTCCGCTGCAACCTGGTGGCGCTGAAAAACGACGGGGCCGACTCCGAGATGGAGGATTTTTCCGCCGGACATATCTCCACCCCCGAGGCGGCGGAACTGCTCGCCTCCCTCCAGCAGGCTGTCGCCGACAAGGGGGTCCGGTTCCACACGGGCGTGTCGTATCGCCACCTGATGGTTTGGCCCGGGGGGTGCGACGGGGTGAAGACGACCCCCCCGCACGACATCCATGGAAAGAAGATCACCCGCTACCTTCCCCAGGGGGACGGCGCGGAATTCCTCCTGACGATCATGGAAATCTCCCGCGAGGTCTTCTCCGACCACCCGGTGAACCGGAAAAGAGCGGCGGCGGGGAAGC
Coding sequences:
- a CDS encoding cofactor-independent phosphoglycerate mutase, whose amino-acid sequence is MGGKYIILIGDGMADWPIPAIGNRTPLEAASIPNMDFMAANGAVGMVQVVPKEMYPGSDVSNLSILGYDPAVVYTGRSPLEAASIGISLGPDDVAVRCNLVALKNDGADSEMEDFSAGHISTPEAAELLASLQQAVADKGVRFHTGVSYRHLMVWPGGCDGVKTTPPHDIHGKKITRYLPQGDGAEFLLTIMEISREVFSDHPVNRKRAAAGKLPGNAIWLWGQGKAPRIPTFEEKFGLTGSVVAAVDLIKGIGIYAGLEVVAVPGATGYTDTNYRGKAEYALRELERKDFVLIHVEAPDEAGHNGSVEEKIRAIERIDREMLTPLLARVREKGDLRILLMPDHPTPVAIRTHAQEPVPFVFYPAPPGL